From a single Prionailurus bengalensis isolate Pbe53 chromosome A1, Fcat_Pben_1.1_paternal_pri, whole genome shotgun sequence genomic region:
- the USPL1 gene encoding SUMO-specific isopeptidase USPL1 isoform X2, giving the protein MAAEEAPTTVDVSGTGGISPHNEGCTSELEMLLESKCTSPCQSSYVQWKNANALCWLDCILSALVHLEGLKNTVTDLCSDEESVFWRLFTKYNQASKLLHTSQLEGVKGGDCKKLPSEVFAKIETCLNEVRDEIFIRLQPQLRCTLGDMESPVFALPLLLKMEPLIEKLFMYSFSWNFECSQCGHKYQSRYMKNLVTFTNVIPEWHPLNAAHFGPCNNCRNKSQIRKMVLEKVSPIFMLHFVEGLPRNDLQRYSFHFEGCLYQITSVIQYQANNHFITWILDADGTWLECDDLKGLCSERREKFEVLASEIHIVIWERRTSEMTDKTSACLPLKKTSDEHAFGDEEQASPAWCSVGDAASAELSSGTLPTSVSFAPNTLSQGQAVAHGHHLLSGPEGLGDDNILSLTLEEIQVNSESFPFENKPVAENAGVGKTKALQSQESLLASLVSAPCVGNLTQDQFMDLKLPSQTVNASVRFAAPNAEDTGIAAPVNNIPATDPVHGGQQEVEGTVAHEKDTPLTRFPSPKTEKLKPEQQVTSQVSNLKKNETAAFSQPVTAKPLQNPSLKDTPKKPFVGSWVKGLLSKGASFMPPCVSARNRNTVTDLQPSVKGASNFGGFKTKGVNQKATRASRKANRCARKPPTVSTPPPSHPLPGGTTSHVHANVTADSDVLKKCEDAPYGAHRSHSFCVKEHGVSSANHGDSVEGQIHKLRLKLLKKLKAKKKKLAALMSSPQNGALPSENLEHVSHCGSPNDCDSIEDLLKELQYQIDTAENKSGCTAVPYSGQSHEEILAELLSPTAVVSTEHSANGEADFRYLEMGDDHVAAPVPTELDDIPQNTHLRQDHNYCSPTKKNPCEVQPDSLTNNACVRTLNLESSMKTDIFDEFFSTSTLNSLANDTLDLPHFDEYLFESC; this is encoded by the exons ATGGCTGCTGAAGAAGCTCCTACTACAGTTGATGTTTCTGGAACTGGAGGGATTTCCCCTCACAATGAAGGATGCACATCTGAACTGGAAATGCTGTTGGAGAGCAAATGTACGTCACCTTGCCAGTCTTCCTACGTCCAATGGAAAAATGCTAATGCTCTCTGTTGGTTAGACTGTATTCTGTCAGCACTGGTGCACTTGGAAGGGTTAAAGAACACTGTGACTGACCTGTGTTCTGATGAGGAATCTGTGTTCTGGCGGTTGTTTACGAAGTATAATCAAGCAAGCAAGCTTCTGCACACCAGTCAATTGGAAGGAGTTAAAG gtGGAGATTGTAAAAAGCTTCCTTCAGAAGTATTTGCAAAGATAGAGACCTGTCTGAATGAAGTCAGAGATGAAATTTTCATTAGGCTTCAGCCTCAGCTTAGATGCACATTAG gTGATATGGAAAGCCCAGTGTTTGCACTTCCCCTGCTCTTAAAAATGGAACCCCTCATTGAAAAGCTTTTCATGTATTCTTTCTCTTGGAATTTTGAATGCTCACAGTGTGGGCACAAGTACCAAAGCAg ATACATGAAGAATCTGGTCACCTTTACAAATGTCATCCCTGAGTGGCACCCACTTAATGCTGCCCATTTTGGTCCATGTAACAATTGCAGGAATAAgtcacagataagaaaaatggTATTGGAAAA AGTATCTCCCATATTCATGTTGCACTTTGTGGAAGGCTTGCCACGAAATGACTTGCAGCGCTATTCATTCCATTTTGAAGGCTGTCTTTATCAGATAACTTCTGTAATTCAGTACCAAGcaaataatcattttataacATGGATTTTAGATGCTGACG GAACTTGGCTGGAATGTGATGACCTAAAAGGCCTATGTTCTGAAAGGCGTGAGAAATTTGAAGTTCTTGCTTCAGAGATCCATATTGTTATTTGGGAAAGAAGAACATCTGAGATGACAGATAAAACATCTGCCTGCCTTCCACTTAAAAAGACTAGTGATGAGCATGCTTTTGGTGATGAGGAACAAGCCTCTCCAGCGTGGTGTTCTGTGGGTGATGCTGCCTCCGCCGAGCTGTCCTCAGGAACTCTCCCCACCAGTGTGTCATTTGCTCCTAATACTCTTTCGCAGGGTCAGGCTGTAGCTCACGGACATCATTTGCTTTCCGGTCCAGAAGGTTTGGGGGACGACAATATTTTATCTTTGACACTTGAAGAAATACAGGTTAACTCTGAAAGTTTCCCGTTTGAAAATAAACCTGTGGCAGAGAATGCAGGAGTTGGCAAAACAAAGGCTTTGCAATCACAAGAGTCACTACTGGCTTCTTTAGTATCCGCTCCATGTGTTGGAAACCTGACTCAAGACCAATTCATGGATTTAAAGCTTCCGTCTCAAACTGTAAATGCAAGCGTGCGATTTGCAGCGCCGAATGCCGAAGACACGGGGATTGCTGCACCTGTGAATAATATCCCCGCTACTGATCCTGTACACGGTGGGCAGCAGGAAGTTGAGGGCACAGTGGCCCACGAGAAGGACACTCCATTGACACGGTTTCCTTCACCAAAGACTGAGAAATTAAAACCCGAACAACAGGTTACATCTCAGGTATCTAATTTGAAGAAAAACGAAACGGCAGCATTTTCTCAACCTGTAACAGCAAAGCCACTGCAGAATCCATCTCTGAAAGACACTCCGAAGAAACCATTTGTAGGAAGTTGGGTTAAAGGCTTATTAAGCAAAGGTGCTTCTTTTATGCCACCTTGTGTTTCGGCTCGTAATAGGAACACTGTAACTGATTTGCAGCCTTCGGTTAAGGGGGCAAGTAATTTTGGTGGCTTTAAAACTAAGGGTGTGAACCAAAAGGCTACCCGGGCATCCAGGAAAGCTAATAGGTGTGCAAGGAAGCCTCCTACGGTTAGCACCCCGCCACCAAGTCATCCACTGCCTGGTGGCACGACTTCTCATGTTCATGCTAATGTTACTGCTGATTCAGATGTTCTGAAGAAATGTGAAGACGCCCCCTACGGAGCTCACCGCAGTCACAGTTTCTGTGTCAAAGAACATGGTGTTTCTTCTGCAAACCATGGAGACTCAGTTGAGGGTCAGATTCATAAACTTCGTCTCAAGCTTCTTAAAAAACTtaaggcaaagaagaagaaattagctGCTCTTATGTCTTCCCCCCAAAACGGAGCGCTTCCAAGTGAAAATTTAGAACATGTGTCCCATTGTGGGTCTCCAAACGACTGTGACTCGATAGAAGACTTGTTAAAAGAACTACAGTATCAGATCGATACCGCTGAGAATAAATCTGGATGCACCGCGGTTCCATACAGTGGTCAGAGTCATGAAGAGATTTTGGCAGAACTGTTGTCTCCTACAGCTGTTGTCTCAACAGAGCACTCGGCAAATGGGGAGGCTGATTTCAGGTATTTAGAAATGGGAGATGACCACGTCGCAGCACCAGTGCCTACTGAGTTAGATGACATTCCCCAAAATACACACCTGAGACAGGACCATAATTACTGTAGCCCCACCAAGAAGAATCCGTGTGAAGTTCAGCCAGACTCACTGACAAATAATGCCTGCGTTAGGACATTGAACTTGGAAAGTTCCATGAAGACTGATATTTTTGATGAGTTTTTTTCCACTTCGACATTAAATTCTTTAgcaaatgacacattagactTACCTCATTTTGATGAATATCTGTTTGAGAGTTGTTGA